Proteins from a single region of Thermotoga maritima MSB8:
- a CDS encoding FAD-dependent oxidoreductase — MRYDVVVVGGGPAGLVAAFTTKRFFGDKKILVVKKTEKEMVPCGIPYIFHTLGSVENDYMGIEDRFKGAGIDLLIDEVVDGNPDEKKLFTKSGKEISYDKLIIATGSSPNIPKIPGVDLKGVFTVPKEADYLKLLHEKVKDANDVVIIGGGFIGVEVADEIKKSGKNVTLVEIMDSLLPVSFDPDFGELARKELESDNVKVLTGRKVTEILGTEKVEGVKLDSGETIPADVVVLATGYKPNSELARKLGLKVTELGFIETDEYMRTSKPDIFAAGDCVQHKDFLTGKPSRLMLASAAVFDARIAASNLYGLKVIRTNKGSLNAYSTVIGSKAFGSVGITERIAKEEGFEVVVGKAEAPDRHPGKFEDTSKLVVKLIFSEDSKILLGAQVCGGKSVGEIVNLISLGIQKGITANDLFTMQIGTHPLLTSAPTVYPLAKAAEMVL; from the coding sequence ATGAGGTACGATGTTGTAGTTGTTGGAGGTGGACCAGCCGGTCTTGTGGCGGCATTCACCACAAAAAGATTCTTTGGAGACAAAAAAATTCTCGTTGTCAAGAAGACCGAGAAAGAAATGGTACCCTGTGGAATACCGTACATCTTTCACACTCTCGGCAGTGTGGAAAACGACTACATGGGAATTGAAGACCGCTTCAAAGGTGCAGGCATAGATCTTCTGATAGACGAAGTTGTCGATGGAAACCCAGATGAAAAGAAGCTTTTCACGAAGAGCGGAAAAGAGATTTCTTACGACAAGCTCATCATCGCAACTGGATCTTCACCGAACATACCAAAGATCCCTGGTGTGGATCTAAAAGGTGTGTTCACCGTTCCAAAAGAGGCTGACTATCTCAAACTACTGCACGAGAAAGTGAAGGATGCCAACGATGTGGTCATCATCGGGGGCGGTTTCATAGGTGTTGAAGTGGCTGACGAGATCAAAAAGTCCGGGAAGAACGTCACCCTCGTGGAAATAATGGACAGCCTCCTTCCCGTGTCGTTCGACCCGGATTTTGGAGAACTCGCGAGAAAGGAACTCGAATCGGACAACGTCAAAGTCCTCACAGGAAGAAAAGTAACAGAGATCCTCGGAACGGAAAAAGTGGAGGGAGTAAAGCTGGACAGCGGAGAAACGATCCCGGCCGATGTGGTCGTGCTCGCAACGGGTTACAAACCGAATTCTGAACTCGCCAGAAAACTCGGACTCAAGGTGACAGAACTCGGCTTCATAGAAACGGATGAGTACATGAGAACTTCAAAACCTGATATCTTCGCTGCAGGCGACTGCGTACAGCACAAAGACTTCCTCACTGGAAAGCCTTCCAGACTTATGCTTGCCTCCGCTGCTGTTTTTGATGCCAGAATTGCAGCGTCCAACCTGTACGGTCTGAAGGTGATCAGAACGAACAAGGGTTCTCTGAACGCGTACTCGACCGTCATAGGAAGCAAGGCCTTCGGCTCTGTGGGAATAACGGAGAGAATAGCGAAGGAAGAAGGATTCGAAGTTGTCGTTGGAAAGGCAGAGGCACCAGACAGACATCCTGGAAAGTTCGAAGATACCTCAAAACTCGTGGTGAAACTCATCTTCTCGGAAGACAGCAAGATCCTGCTCGGTGCGCAGGTGTGTGGTGGAAAGAGCGTCGGTGAGATAGTGAACCTAATAAGCCTCGGCATACAGAAAGGCATCACAGCCAACGATCTGTTCACCATGCAGATCGGGACCCATCCACTTCTCACATCCGCTCCAACGGTGTATCCACTGGCGAAAGCGGCTGAAATGGTATTATAA
- a CDS encoding carboxymuconolactone decarboxylase family protein, whose translation MAAKEKLEQIQKQLQEIIGKAPEIGKFAEYVHAAESPKALDTKTKELISLGIAVAVRCEPCIVWHAGPL comes from the coding sequence ATGGCAGCGAAAGAAAAACTGGAACAGATTCAGAAGCAGCTTCAGGAAATCATCGGAAAGGCACCTGAGATCGGAAAGTTCGCAGAATACGTTCACGCGGCTGAAAGCCCGAAAGCACTCGACACAAAAACGAAGGAACTCATATCTCTTGGAATAGCTGTGGCAGTGAGATGTGAACCGTGTATCGTCTGGCATGCGGGACCGCTGTGA
- a CDS encoding carboxymuconolactone decarboxylase family protein, with the protein MRAGATEEEILDTIKVAVCMGGGPALMYGLKAYEIALEFLGK; encoded by the coding sequence GTGAGAGCAGGAGCAACAGAAGAAGAAATCCTCGACACAATCAAAGTGGCAGTCTGTATGGGCGGTGGCCCAGCACTCATGTACGGTTTGAAGGCATACGAAATCGCCCTCGAATTCCTCGGAAAATAA
- the lpdA gene encoding dihydrolipoyl dehydrogenase, which produces MYDAVIIGGGPGGYVCAIKLAQLGKKVALVEKDALGGTCTNRGCIPTKAMLTVSHLMDEMKEKASKYGLKVSGVEYDVAAIMKHVQKSVMMSRKGIEYLLKKNGVEVFKGTAVVENKNTVVVQETGEKLEAKNLVLAHGSVPSVFSPFDIDGVWTSDDVFNLKEFPKSLVIVGGGVIGVEFATFFGSFGVDVTIVEIAEHILPYEDSDVAEEVKKALKRKGVKILEKTKISSLSKVDDGFEVALENGETLKAEKVLLAAGRKPNIPEDVKALGVKIEKGVVTDSRMRTNVENVYAIGDIRSGIMLAHVAMYEGIVAAKNIAGEEEEMDYSAVPSIIFSSPEVASVGVREKDVNPEEVVISKFPVSANGRARTMLENIGFAKVIADKKDGTVLGMSIVSPSATDMIMEGVIAVKFRMKAEDLEKAIHPHPTLTETILGALEGVSGKPIHL; this is translated from the coding sequence ATGTACGATGCTGTGATCATAGGAGGAGGACCCGGAGGTTACGTCTGCGCTATAAAACTCGCACAGCTTGGAAAGAAGGTCGCACTTGTCGAAAAAGATGCCCTCGGGGGAACCTGTACCAACAGGGGATGCATTCCAACGAAGGCGATGCTCACAGTCTCCCATCTCATGGATGAAATGAAAGAGAAAGCTTCAAAGTACGGCTTGAAAGTCTCAGGAGTCGAATACGACGTCGCCGCCATAATGAAACACGTTCAAAAGAGTGTGATGATGTCAAGAAAGGGAATAGAGTACCTGCTGAAAAAGAATGGGGTTGAAGTCTTCAAAGGAACGGCCGTCGTGGAAAACAAGAACACGGTTGTTGTCCAGGAAACGGGAGAGAAACTGGAAGCAAAGAATCTTGTTCTCGCACACGGATCCGTTCCCTCCGTGTTTTCTCCCTTCGATATCGACGGAGTCTGGACGAGTGATGACGTGTTCAATTTGAAAGAATTTCCAAAGTCGCTTGTGATAGTGGGCGGTGGTGTCATCGGAGTTGAATTCGCGACGTTTTTCGGTTCTTTCGGTGTGGATGTGACGATCGTTGAGATCGCAGAACACATCCTCCCCTATGAAGACTCAGATGTGGCAGAAGAAGTGAAAAAGGCCCTCAAAAGGAAGGGTGTTAAGATCCTGGAAAAAACAAAAATTTCCTCCCTGAGCAAAGTCGATGACGGCTTTGAAGTCGCACTCGAAAATGGAGAAACCCTTAAGGCAGAAAAGGTCCTGCTCGCCGCAGGAAGAAAGCCCAACATACCGGAGGACGTGAAAGCTCTCGGAGTGAAGATAGAAAAAGGAGTCGTCACTGATAGCAGGATGAGAACGAACGTGGAAAACGTTTACGCGATAGGAGATATCAGAAGTGGAATCATGCTCGCTCATGTGGCCATGTACGAGGGAATAGTCGCTGCAAAGAACATCGCGGGAGAAGAGGAAGAAATGGATTACTCGGCCGTTCCGAGTATCATCTTCTCCTCTCCGGAAGTGGCATCTGTCGGTGTGAGAGAAAAAGACGTGAACCCCGAAGAAGTTGTGATCTCCAAGTTCCCAGTCTCCGCAAACGGAAGGGCAAGAACGATGCTTGAAAACATAGGGTTTGCCAAGGTCATAGCGGACAAGAAAGACGGAACGGTTCTCGGCATGAGCATCGTTTCACCATCGGCTACCGATATGATCATGGAAGGTGTCATAGCCGTGAAGTTCAGGATGAAAGCGGAAGATCTGGAGAAAGCCATTCACCCGCATCCGACTTTGACAGAAACCATACTCGGGGCTCTTGAAGGGGTCTCAGGAAAACCCATTCATCTGTGA
- a CDS encoding endonuclease III domain-containing protein, whose product MRLTELYRKLLEIHGSVGKWWPGTPEEIVITAVLTQNTNWKNVERAMENIKNEVKGNNLLKELDSLPEEKVAELIRPAGFFNIKTKRLKELLKFLKEYNYNLSRLRDLPTHILRERLLKIKGIGKETADAILLYALEKPVFVVDSYTRRLLKRIFNIELNDYDEVQKLFMTHYPEDVRLYQEFHGLIVEHAKKFCSKTPKCGVCPLKKECCHVSQMNGFS is encoded by the coding sequence ATGAGACTGACAGAACTCTACAGAAAGTTACTGGAAATACACGGATCGGTTGGGAAATGGTGGCCCGGAACACCTGAGGAAATCGTAATAACAGCAGTTCTCACCCAGAACACGAACTGGAAGAACGTTGAACGTGCCATGGAAAACATCAAAAACGAAGTCAAAGGAAACAACCTGCTGAAAGAACTGGATTCTCTTCCCGAGGAGAAAGTAGCAGAGCTCATAAGACCAGCGGGGTTCTTCAACATCAAAACAAAGCGCCTCAAGGAACTGTTGAAATTTCTCAAAGAATACAACTACAATCTATCTCGTCTGAGAGATCTTCCAACACATATTTTACGAGAAAGACTCCTCAAAATAAAAGGCATCGGCAAAGAAACCGCCGATGCCATTCTGCTCTACGCCCTGGAAAAACCGGTTTTCGTTGTTGACAGCTACACAAGAAGACTTTTGAAGAGAATCTTCAACATCGAGCTGAACGACTACGACGAAGTGCAAAAGCTTTTCATGACTCACTATCCAGAAGATGTTCGTCTTTACCAGGAGTTTCACGGGCTTATAGTGGAACACGCGAAAAAATTTTGCAGCAAAACTCCGAAGTGCGGTGTCTGCCCTTTAAAGAAAGAGTGCTGCCATGTATCACAGATGAATGGGTTTTCCTGA
- a CDS encoding nitroreductase family protein yields MSIIYRRRSIRKYQKKDVPDELVKEIIRAAMHAPSACNQQPWHFVVIRNEETKKKIAEIHPHAQMSAEAPVVILVCGDPTLEKCKGYWIQDCSAAVENLLLRATELGLGAVWCGVYPREERVKAFRELLGIPEHVVPFALVPVGYPAEHPVQVDRFKPERIHYEKW; encoded by the coding sequence ATGAGCATCATCTACAGGAGAAGGAGTATCAGAAAGTATCAGAAAAAGGATGTTCCGGACGAGCTGGTGAAAGAGATCATCCGTGCCGCCATGCACGCTCCTTCCGCGTGCAATCAACAACCGTGGCATTTCGTTGTTATCAGAAACGAAGAAACAAAAAAGAAAATCGCGGAGATCCACCCTCATGCACAAATGTCTGCAGAGGCGCCCGTTGTAATCCTTGTCTGTGGAGATCCCACACTTGAAAAGTGCAAAGGCTACTGGATCCAAGACTGTTCCGCCGCTGTGGAGAACCTTCTTCTGAGAGCGACAGAACTCGGTCTTGGAGCAGTGTGGTGTGGAGTTTACCCAAGAGAGGAAAGAGTGAAAGCCTTCAGAGAGCTTCTTGGAATACCCGAACATGTCGTTCCTTTTGCCCTCGTTCCGGTGGGATACCCCGCAGAACATCCCGTCCAGGTGGACAGGTTCAAGCCCGAAAGGATCCATTATGAAAAATGGTGA
- the nrdG gene encoding anaerobic ribonucleoside-triphosphate reductase activating protein — MYVNRIGTFRDHPDLYGVSVYFQGCDAKPKCYMCHNPETWHLSEEYKRPSEVVTKIIDEKLSSLLRYFPKAALVFLGGEPLAPYNREEMLSLSKMFKEKYGERLTVVLFTWRLPKDIVKENLLKYVQYVDEFVMGRYLHTYRRDGFPASKNQIHIDRRTFERMIEAVLRRGHYEGSVFVRKRI; from the coding sequence TTGTATGTGAACCGAATAGGAACTTTCCGGGATCATCCAGATCTCTATGGGGTGTCGGTTTACTTCCAGGGGTGCGATGCGAAACCAAAGTGCTACATGTGCCACAATCCAGAAACATGGCATCTTTCAGAAGAATACAAAAGACCATCAGAGGTTGTGACAAAGATCATCGATGAAAAACTCTCGAGTCTTTTGAGGTACTTCCCAAAAGCCGCCCTCGTCTTTCTCGGAGGAGAACCCCTCGCACCGTACAACAGAGAAGAGATGCTTTCTCTTTCGAAGATGTTCAAGGAAAAGTACGGAGAACGCTTGACGGTTGTGCTGTTCACCTGGAGGCTTCCGAAGGACATCGTAAAAGAGAACCTTCTCAAGTACGTTCAATACGTGGATGAGTTCGTCATGGGAAGGTACCTCCACACTTACCGCCGGGATGGGTTTCCGGCCTCTAAGAACCAGATTCATATTGACAGGAGAACTTTTGAGAGAATGATCGAAGCAGTGTTGAGGAGGGGACACTATGAAGGTTCAGTATTCGTTCGAAAGAGAATTTGA
- the nrdD gene encoding anaerobic ribonucleoside-triphosphate reductase: protein MKVQYSFEREFEELMSDLLSKYGYEMFQMDGLGDQLDVVKFTEDFVRRGIIESTIDANANVRVTNISTYFIEISKPHTYLYSLYRIWQKMKEMFGKGVADEFVEAQINGAVYLHDRHHAALMPYCFAYTLKPIVEKGLPFIKTIKSEPAKHLSTFIQHVIQFVMFASNQSSGAVGLPDFFVWMWYFVKKDLKEGIIPRDKLDWYIEQHFQILTYSLNQPIRTTQSPYTNFTYLDRNYIKAIFEGERYPDGSLITDHVEDIIALQKHYWEWVSRERERQMFTFPVLTASLLYKDGKFLDEDSARFINKINMKWQDTNWYISDSIDAVASCCRLTSSTQTLKKFSLSSEEEEKLKGRMNSIGGSDLNIGSFKVITVNLPRIALESGGDREKYLQILRHRVQLIKKALAAVREIIKERISEGLLPLYENGLMLLNRQYGTIGVTGVWESASIMGLTTEDIDGLKYTEEGEVFVDNVLDTIREEAEKGYHEYGFTFNIEQVPAEKAAVTLAQKDRFLFGEKQPFEIYSNQWVPLMANTDVLNRIRYSGKWDKKVSGGAILHINLGESFKTEEESFNMVKMIADMGVMYFAFNTKISVCEDGHAFYGERCPVCGKAKVDEYMRIVGYLVPVSAFNKERREIEYPRRQFYDSLTIRR, encoded by the coding sequence ATGAAGGTTCAGTATTCGTTCGAAAGAGAATTTGAAGAACTGATGAGTGATCTTCTTTCCAAGTACGGTTATGAGATGTTCCAGATGGACGGCCTCGGCGACCAGCTCGATGTAGTAAAGTTCACAGAAGACTTCGTGAGACGGGGAATCATCGAGTCTACGATCGACGCAAACGCGAACGTCAGGGTCACCAACATCAGCACTTACTTCATCGAGATATCGAAGCCGCACACGTACCTCTACTCGCTGTACAGGATCTGGCAAAAGATGAAGGAGATGTTTGGAAAAGGGGTCGCAGACGAGTTCGTCGAAGCGCAGATAAACGGTGCCGTCTATCTTCATGACAGGCACCACGCAGCTCTCATGCCTTACTGTTTCGCCTACACTCTGAAACCCATAGTGGAGAAGGGACTTCCGTTCATAAAAACCATAAAATCCGAGCCCGCAAAGCACCTGTCCACATTCATTCAGCACGTCATTCAGTTTGTGATGTTTGCGTCCAACCAAAGCTCTGGTGCGGTTGGACTTCCTGACTTTTTCGTCTGGATGTGGTACTTCGTCAAGAAAGACCTCAAGGAAGGAATCATCCCGCGTGACAAACTCGACTGGTACATAGAACAGCATTTCCAGATACTCACTTACTCACTGAACCAGCCCATCAGAACGACACAGTCTCCGTACACGAACTTCACGTACCTCGACAGAAACTACATAAAAGCGATTTTCGAAGGGGAAAGGTATCCAGATGGTTCTTTGATCACGGACCACGTGGAAGACATCATCGCTCTGCAGAAGCACTACTGGGAGTGGGTGTCAAGGGAAAGAGAGCGCCAGATGTTCACCTTCCCTGTACTCACAGCAAGCCTTCTCTATAAGGACGGCAAGTTCCTCGACGAGGACAGCGCTCGCTTCATAAACAAAATCAACATGAAGTGGCAGGACACAAACTGGTACATCTCCGACTCGATAGATGCTGTGGCGTCCTGCTGCAGGCTCACATCGTCTACTCAAACTCTGAAGAAGTTCTCACTTTCGAGCGAGGAAGAAGAAAAACTGAAAGGAAGGATGAACTCTATCGGTGGATCAGACCTGAACATCGGATCCTTCAAAGTGATCACGGTGAACCTTCCAAGAATCGCTCTTGAAAGCGGCGGAGACAGAGAAAAGTATCTTCAGATTCTCAGGCACCGCGTTCAGCTCATCAAAAAAGCCCTCGCCGCAGTCAGGGAGATCATAAAAGAGAGAATATCCGAAGGACTTCTTCCTCTCTACGAAAACGGTCTCATGCTTTTGAACAGACAGTACGGAACCATCGGTGTCACTGGTGTCTGGGAGAGCGCCTCGATCATGGGATTGACCACGGAAGACATCGACGGTCTGAAGTACACAGAAGAAGGAGAAGTGTTCGTAGACAACGTTTTGGACACCATCCGAGAAGAAGCGGAAAAGGGATACCATGAGTACGGCTTCACCTTCAACATAGAACAGGTACCCGCAGAGAAAGCGGCTGTGACTCTTGCTCAGAAAGACAGATTTCTCTTCGGTGAGAAACAGCCGTTCGAGATCTACTCCAACCAGTGGGTGCCTCTCATGGCGAACACGGATGTTCTCAACAGAATCCGCTACTCCGGAAAATGGGACAAAAAGGTGAGTGGAGGAGCGATTCTGCATATCAACCTCGGAGAATCTTTCAAGACGGAGGAAGAATCCTTCAACATGGTGAAAATGATCGCGGACATGGGTGTAATGTACTTTGCGTTCAACACGAAGATCAGCGTGTGTGAGGATGGACACGCGTTCTACGGAGAGAGATGTCCTGTCTGTGGAAAAGCCAAAGTAGATGAATACATGAGAATCGTAGGGTATCTCGTTCCCGTTTCCGCTTTCAACAAAGAAAGAAGAGAAATAGAGTATCCCAGAAGACAGTTCTACGATTCGCTGACAATCAGAAGGTGA
- a CDS encoding nitroreductase family protein, with protein sequence MRVKHFELLTDEGKTFTHVDLYGKYTILFFFPKAGTSGCTREAVEFSRENFEKAQVVGISRDSVEALKRFKEKNDLKVTLLSDPEGILHEFFNVLENGKTVRSTFLIDRWGFVRKEWRRVKVEGHVQEVKEALDRLIEEDLSLNKHIEWRRARRALKKDRVPREELELLIKAAHLAPSCMNNQPWRFVVVDEEELLKKIHEALPGGNYWMKNAPALIAVHSKKDFDCALPDNRDYFLFDTGLAVGNLLVQATQMGLVAHPVAGYDPVKVKEILKIPEDHVLITLIAVGYLGDESELSEKHRELERSERVRKELSEIVRWNL encoded by the coding sequence ATGAGGGTGAAGCACTTTGAACTCCTCACGGACGAAGGGAAAACATTCACTCACGTTGATCTTTACGGGAAGTACACCATCCTCTTCTTTTTTCCTAAAGCAGGAACGAGCGGTTGCACGAGAGAAGCCGTCGAATTCTCCAGGGAAAACTTCGAGAAGGCTCAGGTAGTAGGGATCTCCAGAGACAGTGTTGAAGCATTGAAGAGATTCAAGGAAAAGAACGATCTCAAAGTGACTCTCCTTTCAGATCCGGAAGGAATTCTCCATGAGTTTTTCAACGTTCTGGAAAACGGAAAAACAGTTCGATCCACCTTCTTAATAGACAGGTGGGGCTTTGTGAGGAAAGAGTGGAGAAGAGTGAAGGTCGAAGGACATGTTCAGGAAGTGAAAGAAGCTTTAGATCGACTGATAGAAGAAGACCTTTCACTGAACAAGCACATAGAGTGGAGAAGGGCAAGGAGAGCGTTGAAAAAAGACAGAGTACCGAGAGAGGAGTTAGAACTCCTCATAAAAGCAGCTCATCTTGCTCCTTCGTGCATGAACAACCAGCCGTGGAGGTTCGTGGTAGTGGATGAAGAGGAACTCCTCAAAAAGATACACGAAGCACTTCCCGGTGGAAACTACTGGATGAAGAACGCACCCGCTTTGATAGCGGTTCATTCGAAAAAAGACTTCGATTGTGCACTCCCAGATAACAGAGATTACTTCCTGTTCGACACTGGGCTTGCCGTGGGAAACCTCCTTGTTCAGGCAACACAGATGGGCCTTGTGGCTCATCCCGTTGCAGGCTACGATCCTGTGAAGGTCAAAGAAATCTTGAAAATCCCTGAAGATCACGTGCTGATAACCTTGATCGCTGTAGGATACCTGGGAGACGAAAGTGAGCTTTCCGAGAAACACAGGGAGCTGGAACGCTCAGAAAGGGTGAGAAAAGAGCTCTCCGAAATTGTCAGGTGGAACCTTTAG
- a CDS encoding ABC transporter permease produces the protein MSEFLALFSAMWKESWRDKISTFFSIAFPVMFLLIFGFLFGGSGNSVKTAVVTVDYDLSDFGDVYTSLEELKGYYHEVAVVEKERIIFIRNTTDEYYQSLLDSWEISLKNKVTRLLNGLNPVIMVKKEVLKTARELTSFDYTLTGVIAVSLLSIGLFGTVDVFSRYRERGFLKRLKATPVGNFSFVFGLISARMFYGILSTALIMLLGTLIFKASYELNVFLFLISVVSSVLSFIALGALISILFKKSDVATDAAVILFTIMMFLTGVYFPVSFLPDYLRVVSYFLPVKYGVELIRYSLGFEIFPFSRYLITAVIMFLAGLMFVFYTASLVLRKED, from the coding sequence TTGAGTGAGTTTTTGGCTCTGTTCTCTGCTATGTGGAAAGAATCGTGGAGGGATAAAATTTCCACTTTTTTCAGCATTGCTTTTCCCGTCATGTTTCTTCTGATTTTTGGTTTTCTTTTTGGCGGTTCCGGCAATTCTGTGAAAACAGCAGTTGTGACCGTCGATTACGATCTTTCGGATTTTGGAGATGTTTACACCTCGCTCGAGGAGTTGAAGGGCTACTACCACGAAGTGGCGGTGGTGGAGAAAGAAAGAATCATCTTTATAAGAAACACAACGGACGAATACTATCAATCGCTTCTCGACTCCTGGGAAATCTCCCTCAAAAACAAGGTCACAAGGCTCCTCAACGGTCTGAATCCCGTCATCATGGTGAAAAAAGAAGTTCTGAAAACCGCAAGAGAGCTCACATCTTTCGATTATACCCTCACGGGTGTGATCGCCGTATCTCTACTCTCGATCGGGCTCTTTGGAACCGTGGACGTGTTCTCCCGCTATCGTGAAAGAGGCTTTTTGAAGAGGCTCAAAGCAACTCCCGTTGGAAACTTTTCCTTTGTCTTTGGTCTCATCTCAGCGAGGATGTTCTACGGAATTTTGAGCACCGCTCTCATAATGCTGCTGGGAACTTTGATCTTTAAAGCAAGCTACGAACTGAACGTGTTTCTCTTTTTGATATCCGTCGTCAGTTCTGTTCTATCCTTCATCGCGCTTGGAGCTTTGATATCAATTCTGTTCAAGAAATCCGATGTGGCAACGGATGCTGCTGTGATTCTCTTCACCATTATGATGTTTCTAACAGGTGTTTATTTTCCGGTCTCGTTCCTCCCTGATTATCTGAGAGTTGTCTCTTACTTCCTACCTGTGAAATATGGTGTGGAACTCATCAGGTACTCATTGGGCTTTGAGATATTTCCGTTCAGCAGGTACCTTATCACCGCAGTGATCATGTTCTTAGCTGGTCTTATGTTTGTCTTTTACACAGCGTCACTCGTTCTGAGAAAAGAAGACTAA
- a CDS encoding ABC transporter permease gives MRHLVVSILKNDYFRTKSVLFWNFLFPILLYLILVSIFGDMSSNMNLRIGLVGESSLVESVFSHLPSGIEIIRTQNPERDLKYGKIDVCVILPENFDNLFTKAIIFSKTKISVPVEITILYAPERQESIVLANVVSNILESLDLQLRKVKEVEVEYRKKERQAINYSHYILPAVLLVGVMSVGLFTVPYQLALYREQGILKRILASPLRGHHYFFSIVVCGLFAMSITSASVTLFARFVYGIEFPINVSFLGGVLLSFLTFLSVSLLMVSLFKTFSALSAASQVFNQVFMFLGGFYFDVSGIPWPIKAVVLGNPATYLVDYLRGSFGYRTIYSNHFLVPIVWIVLSFVLFFLNWRRVMMVE, from the coding sequence ATGAGGCATCTTGTTGTTTCCATTCTGAAAAACGATTACTTCAGAACTAAGAGCGTTCTTTTTTGGAATTTCCTTTTTCCAATACTCCTCTATCTCATTCTCGTATCCATCTTCGGAGATATGTCTTCTAACATGAACCTGAGGATAGGACTTGTGGGAGAGAGTAGTTTGGTAGAGAGTGTGTTCAGCCATCTCCCATCCGGTATCGAGATCATCAGAACACAGAACCCTGAAAGAGACCTCAAATACGGAAAGATCGATGTTTGTGTGATTCTACCGGAGAACTTCGACAATCTCTTCACAAAAGCTATCATCTTTTCCAAAACGAAGATCTCTGTTCCTGTAGAGATCACCATTCTCTACGCTCCGGAGAGGCAGGAATCCATTGTCCTTGCGAACGTTGTTTCTAACATACTCGAGTCGCTCGACCTTCAACTAAGAAAGGTAAAGGAGGTAGAAGTGGAGTACAGAAAAAAAGAAAGGCAGGCTATCAATTACTCTCACTACATTCTTCCTGCCGTTCTTCTTGTGGGTGTGATGTCCGTCGGCCTTTTCACTGTTCCGTATCAGCTCGCTCTCTACAGAGAGCAGGGAATTTTGAAAAGAATCCTCGCTTCTCCACTGAGAGGTCATCACTACTTTTTCTCCATAGTCGTCTGCGGACTTTTTGCCATGTCCATCACTTCCGCTTCTGTGACGCTCTTTGCACGTTTTGTGTACGGAATAGAGTTCCCCATCAATGTATCCTTCTTAGGCGGTGTGCTTCTTTCCTTTCTTACGTTTCTGAGTGTGTCTCTGCTCATGGTGTCTTTGTTCAAAACCTTCTCCGCTTTGAGTGCAGCTTCGCAGGTGTTCAACCAGGTGTTCATGTTCCTCGGAGGTTTTTACTTCGATGTCTCCGGAATTCCTTGGCCGATCAAAGCGGTTGTTCTTGGAAATCCTGCAACCTACTTGGTGGATTATCTGAGGGGGTCTTTCGGATACAGAACGATTTACTCGAATCACTTTTTAGTGCCGATCGTGTGGATAGTACTCTCTTTCGTTCTCTTTTTTTTGAACTGGAGGAGGGTGATGATGGTTGAGTGA